From one Pecten maximus chromosome 8, xPecMax1.1, whole genome shotgun sequence genomic stretch:
- the LOC117333078 gene encoding bicaudal D-related protein homolog isoform X2: MCACRLECGGSSPSSPHGQFDIDDYYSLAQTMGDREDEDNPTTPTEDDVYTQLAQKERDLTLAAELGKALLEKNAELERRNELLIEEYSKKLEELEQEKYELHLKLEKTEAEYENKIKELQYDIDQIRHDLQSQMYQSSSDDKEKANIIKDITLQNERLKEDVQRAIFRENELSSEVQGLREQVMSRKSSMHIHLSQLEILQEEISILNQRKADLERRIAVLSEEKEAMKGRHEDSVEKIMTLEKQNREKEQQIQHQQRDLIELQETNLQLEAQLHTLASQNLSRGHVLQSELAGQGNGHSQSLFSEMSGMTNQSNGQSNDSGHSTSLFEELSGASKHIPVANMMLDGDDSCSLRPMSLSQMMEEDDFECDDEDTGFSYHGSDTSPLSSTMLSDSAFLSHFQNSSCVMDVDSETHTQLQAILKLQDELVQSYRQLRQMCSDFSPMIPRSQSSILEEDGLQPGKLSGVLLNLRELMQDMVPRKVMFSAASQANLAEDEDDISLSELQKHIGELKFELSEAQGDLDRVKTELNERDQQLETKSQELGQLTNKVSILELTRQHDEITRAQTHRDQVQNMSGCVMSRDEVIEQARRDRDEAVEKQNKMEIELARAKLDLLSLNSQLMETIQQKVALSQQLDQWQGREEQVDMEDLLGSQMKKRIQEQSEKEIIVDKLTKQIKMRKSKSSSFV; this comes from the exons ATGTGTGCCTGTCGCTTGGAGTGTGGGGGGTCTTCCCCATCCTCGCCCCACGGGCAGTTTGATATAGACGACTACTACAGCCTCGCCCAGACGATGGGTGACCGAGAGGATGAGGACAACCCCACAACCCCCACCGAAGACGATGTTTATACCCAGCTGGCCCAGAAAGAGAGGGATCTCACCCTCGCGGCGGAGTTAGGGAAAGCTTTGTTGGAGAAAAATGCTGAATTAGAGAGACGGAATGAACTTTTAATAGAGGAATATTCCAAAAAATTGGAG GAACTTGAGCAAGAAAAGTATGAATTGCATCTGAAATTAGAAAAGACGGAAGCAGAATATGAGAACAAGATAAAAGAGTTGCAGTATGACATCGACCAGATCCGACATGATCTACAGTCACAGATGTATCAGAGCAGTTCCGACGACAAGGAGAAAGCAAACATAATCAAGGATATCACTCTCCAAAATGAACGTCTCAAGGAAGACGTTCAAAGGGCGATCTTTCGTGAAAATGAACTTTCATCAGAAGTTCAAGGCCTACGTGAGCAAGTGATGTCAAGAAAGTCCTCCATGCATATCCACCTCAGTCAGCTTGAGATTCTACAAGAAGAG ATATCTATACTGAACCAGAGGAAGGCGGACCTGGAGAGGAGGATTGCTGTGCTGTCAGAGGAGAAGGAGGCTATGAAGGGTCGTCACGAGGACTCTGTGGAGAAAATAATGACGCTTGAAAAACAGAACAGAGAGAAAGAGCAACAG ATCCAACACCAGCAGAGGGACCTGATTGAGCTGCAGGAGACCAATCTACAACTGGAGGCTCAGCTCCACACCCTGGCCAGTCAGAACCTGTCACGTGGACATGTACTGCAGAGTGAGCTGGCTGGCCAGGGAAATGGCCACTCACAGTCTCTGTTTAGTGAAATGTCAGGAATGACCAATCAAAGTAATGGTCAATCCAATGATAGCGGACACTCAACATCACTGTTTGAGGAGTTGTCTGGTGCTTCCAAACATATACCTGTGGCTAACATG ATGTTAGACGGAGATGACAGCTGTAGCCTTCGTCCTATGTCACTGTCACAGATGATGGAGGAAGATGATTTTGAGTGTGATGACGAAGACACAGGTTTCAGTTACCATGGCTCCGATACTTCACCGCTCAGCTCCACCATGTTGTCCGACTCAGCATTCCTCTCACACTTTCAGAACTCGTCATGTGTCATGGACGTTGACTCTGAG ACCCACACACAGCTCCAGGCTATACTCAAG CTACAGGATGAGTTAGTCCAGTCTTACCGACAGCTGAGACAGATGTGCTCCGACTTTAGCCCTATGATCCCAAGGAGTCAAAGTTCAATCCTGGAAGAAGATGGACTACAGCCAGGCAAATTAAGTGGTGTTTTACTGAACCTTAGGGAGCTGATGCAGGATATGGTGCCACGCAAAGTTATG TTTTCTGCTGCATCCCAAGCTAACCTAGCTGAGGATGAAGATGATATCTCGTTGTCAGAGCTACAGAAACACATTGGGGAGCTGAAGTTTGAGCTGTCTGAAGCCCAAGGTGACCTTGACCGAGTCAAGACAGAGTTAAATGAGCGAGATCAACAGCTGGAGACCAAGAGTCAGGAGCTCGGTCAGCTTACCAACAAG GTGTCAATTCTAGAG TTGACCAGGCAGCACGATGAAATAACCCGAGCACAGACACACAGAGACCAGGTACAGAACATGTCCGGGTGTGTCATGTCCAGGGACGAGGTCATTGAGCAGGCTCGGAGGGACCGAGATGAGGCCGTAGAAAA ACAAAACAAGATGGAGATAGAGTTGGCCAGGGCTAAGCTGGACCTTCTCAGTCTTAACAGTCAACTCATGGAGACAATCCAACAGAAAGTGGCACTGTCACAACAGCTCGACCAATGGCAG GGCCGGGAAGAACAG
- the LOC117333078 gene encoding BICD family-like cargo adapter 1 isoform X1, with protein MCACRLECGGSSPSSPHGQFDIDDYYSLAQTMGDREDEDNPTTPTEDDVYTQLAQKERDLTLAAELGKALLEKNAELERRNELLIEEYSKKLEELEQEKYELHLKLEKTEAEYENKIKELQYDIDQIRHDLQSQMYQSSSDDKEKANIIKDITLQNERLKEDVQRAIFRENELSSEVQGLREQVMSRKSSMHIHLSQLEILQEEISILNQRKADLERRIAVLSEEKEAMKGRHEDSVEKIMTLEKQNREKEQQIQHQQRDLIELQETNLQLEAQLHTLASQNLSRGHVLQSELAGQGNGHSQSLFSEMSGMTNQSNGQSNDSGHSTSLFEELSGASKHIPVANMMLDGDDSCSLRPMSLSQMMEEDDFECDDEDTGFSYHGSDTSPLSSTMLSDSAFLSHFQNSSCVMDVDSETHTQLQAILKLQDELVQSYRQLRQMCSDFSPMIPRSQSSILEEDGLQPGKLSGVLLNLRELMQDMVPRKVMFSAASQANLAEDEDDISLSELQKHIGELKFELSEAQGDLDRVKTELNERDQQLETKSQELGQLTNKVKVSILELTRQHDEITRAQTHRDQVQNMSGCVMSRDEVIEQARRDRDEAVEKQNKMEIELARAKLDLLSLNSQLMETIQQKVALSQQLDQWQGREEQVDMEDLLGSQMKKRIQEQSEKEIIVDKLTKQIKMRKSKSSSFV; from the exons ATGTGTGCCTGTCGCTTGGAGTGTGGGGGGTCTTCCCCATCCTCGCCCCACGGGCAGTTTGATATAGACGACTACTACAGCCTCGCCCAGACGATGGGTGACCGAGAGGATGAGGACAACCCCACAACCCCCACCGAAGACGATGTTTATACCCAGCTGGCCCAGAAAGAGAGGGATCTCACCCTCGCGGCGGAGTTAGGGAAAGCTTTGTTGGAGAAAAATGCTGAATTAGAGAGACGGAATGAACTTTTAATAGAGGAATATTCCAAAAAATTGGAG GAACTTGAGCAAGAAAAGTATGAATTGCATCTGAAATTAGAAAAGACGGAAGCAGAATATGAGAACAAGATAAAAGAGTTGCAGTATGACATCGACCAGATCCGACATGATCTACAGTCACAGATGTATCAGAGCAGTTCCGACGACAAGGAGAAAGCAAACATAATCAAGGATATCACTCTCCAAAATGAACGTCTCAAGGAAGACGTTCAAAGGGCGATCTTTCGTGAAAATGAACTTTCATCAGAAGTTCAAGGCCTACGTGAGCAAGTGATGTCAAGAAAGTCCTCCATGCATATCCACCTCAGTCAGCTTGAGATTCTACAAGAAGAG ATATCTATACTGAACCAGAGGAAGGCGGACCTGGAGAGGAGGATTGCTGTGCTGTCAGAGGAGAAGGAGGCTATGAAGGGTCGTCACGAGGACTCTGTGGAGAAAATAATGACGCTTGAAAAACAGAACAGAGAGAAAGAGCAACAG ATCCAACACCAGCAGAGGGACCTGATTGAGCTGCAGGAGACCAATCTACAACTGGAGGCTCAGCTCCACACCCTGGCCAGTCAGAACCTGTCACGTGGACATGTACTGCAGAGTGAGCTGGCTGGCCAGGGAAATGGCCACTCACAGTCTCTGTTTAGTGAAATGTCAGGAATGACCAATCAAAGTAATGGTCAATCCAATGATAGCGGACACTCAACATCACTGTTTGAGGAGTTGTCTGGTGCTTCCAAACATATACCTGTGGCTAACATG ATGTTAGACGGAGATGACAGCTGTAGCCTTCGTCCTATGTCACTGTCACAGATGATGGAGGAAGATGATTTTGAGTGTGATGACGAAGACACAGGTTTCAGTTACCATGGCTCCGATACTTCACCGCTCAGCTCCACCATGTTGTCCGACTCAGCATTCCTCTCACACTTTCAGAACTCGTCATGTGTCATGGACGTTGACTCTGAG ACCCACACACAGCTCCAGGCTATACTCAAG CTACAGGATGAGTTAGTCCAGTCTTACCGACAGCTGAGACAGATGTGCTCCGACTTTAGCCCTATGATCCCAAGGAGTCAAAGTTCAATCCTGGAAGAAGATGGACTACAGCCAGGCAAATTAAGTGGTGTTTTACTGAACCTTAGGGAGCTGATGCAGGATATGGTGCCACGCAAAGTTATG TTTTCTGCTGCATCCCAAGCTAACCTAGCTGAGGATGAAGATGATATCTCGTTGTCAGAGCTACAGAAACACATTGGGGAGCTGAAGTTTGAGCTGTCTGAAGCCCAAGGTGACCTTGACCGAGTCAAGACAGAGTTAAATGAGCGAGATCAACAGCTGGAGACCAAGAGTCAGGAGCTCGGTCAGCTTACCAACAAGGTAAAG GTGTCAATTCTAGAG TTGACCAGGCAGCACGATGAAATAACCCGAGCACAGACACACAGAGACCAGGTACAGAACATGTCCGGGTGTGTCATGTCCAGGGACGAGGTCATTGAGCAGGCTCGGAGGGACCGAGATGAGGCCGTAGAAAA ACAAAACAAGATGGAGATAGAGTTGGCCAGGGCTAAGCTGGACCTTCTCAGTCTTAACAGTCAACTCATGGAGACAATCCAACAGAAAGTGGCACTGTCACAACAGCTCGACCAATGGCAG GGCCGGGAAGAACAG
- the LOC117333078 gene encoding BICD family-like cargo adapter 1 isoform X4: protein MCACRLECGGSSPSSPHGQFDIDDYYSLAQTMGDREDEDNPTTPTEDDVYTQLAQKERDLTLAAELGKALLEKNAELERRNELLIEEYSKKLEELEQEKYELHLKLEKTEAEYENKIKELQYDIDQIRHDLQSQMYQSSSDDKEKANIIKDITLQNERLKEDVQRAIFRENELSSEVQGLREQVMSRKSSMHIHLSQLEILQEEISILNQRKADLERRIAVLSEEKEAMKGRHEDSVEKIMTLEKQNREKEQQIQHQQRDLIELQETNLQLEAQLHTLASQNLSRGHVLQSELAGQGNGHSQSLFSEMSGMTNQSNGQSNDSGHSTSLFEELSGASKHIPVANMMLDGDDSCSLRPMSLSQMMEEDDFECDDEDTGFSYHGSDTSPLSSTMLSDSAFLSHFQNSSCVMDVDSELQDELVQSYRQLRQMCSDFSPMIPRSQSSILEEDGLQPGKLSGVLLNLRELMQDMVPRKVMFSAASQANLAEDEDDISLSELQKHIGELKFELSEAQGDLDRVKTELNERDQQLETKSQELGQLTNKVKVSILELTRQHDEITRAQTHRDQVQNMSGCVMSRDEVIEQARRDRDEAVEKQNKMEIELARAKLDLLSLNSQLMETIQQKVALSQQLDQWQGREEQVDMEDLLGSQMKKRIQEQSEKEIIVDKLTKQIKMRKSKSSSFV, encoded by the exons ATGTGTGCCTGTCGCTTGGAGTGTGGGGGGTCTTCCCCATCCTCGCCCCACGGGCAGTTTGATATAGACGACTACTACAGCCTCGCCCAGACGATGGGTGACCGAGAGGATGAGGACAACCCCACAACCCCCACCGAAGACGATGTTTATACCCAGCTGGCCCAGAAAGAGAGGGATCTCACCCTCGCGGCGGAGTTAGGGAAAGCTTTGTTGGAGAAAAATGCTGAATTAGAGAGACGGAATGAACTTTTAATAGAGGAATATTCCAAAAAATTGGAG GAACTTGAGCAAGAAAAGTATGAATTGCATCTGAAATTAGAAAAGACGGAAGCAGAATATGAGAACAAGATAAAAGAGTTGCAGTATGACATCGACCAGATCCGACATGATCTACAGTCACAGATGTATCAGAGCAGTTCCGACGACAAGGAGAAAGCAAACATAATCAAGGATATCACTCTCCAAAATGAACGTCTCAAGGAAGACGTTCAAAGGGCGATCTTTCGTGAAAATGAACTTTCATCAGAAGTTCAAGGCCTACGTGAGCAAGTGATGTCAAGAAAGTCCTCCATGCATATCCACCTCAGTCAGCTTGAGATTCTACAAGAAGAG ATATCTATACTGAACCAGAGGAAGGCGGACCTGGAGAGGAGGATTGCTGTGCTGTCAGAGGAGAAGGAGGCTATGAAGGGTCGTCACGAGGACTCTGTGGAGAAAATAATGACGCTTGAAAAACAGAACAGAGAGAAAGAGCAACAG ATCCAACACCAGCAGAGGGACCTGATTGAGCTGCAGGAGACCAATCTACAACTGGAGGCTCAGCTCCACACCCTGGCCAGTCAGAACCTGTCACGTGGACATGTACTGCAGAGTGAGCTGGCTGGCCAGGGAAATGGCCACTCACAGTCTCTGTTTAGTGAAATGTCAGGAATGACCAATCAAAGTAATGGTCAATCCAATGATAGCGGACACTCAACATCACTGTTTGAGGAGTTGTCTGGTGCTTCCAAACATATACCTGTGGCTAACATG ATGTTAGACGGAGATGACAGCTGTAGCCTTCGTCCTATGTCACTGTCACAGATGATGGAGGAAGATGATTTTGAGTGTGATGACGAAGACACAGGTTTCAGTTACCATGGCTCCGATACTTCACCGCTCAGCTCCACCATGTTGTCCGACTCAGCATTCCTCTCACACTTTCAGAACTCGTCATGTGTCATGGACGTTGACTCTGAG CTACAGGATGAGTTAGTCCAGTCTTACCGACAGCTGAGACAGATGTGCTCCGACTTTAGCCCTATGATCCCAAGGAGTCAAAGTTCAATCCTGGAAGAAGATGGACTACAGCCAGGCAAATTAAGTGGTGTTTTACTGAACCTTAGGGAGCTGATGCAGGATATGGTGCCACGCAAAGTTATG TTTTCTGCTGCATCCCAAGCTAACCTAGCTGAGGATGAAGATGATATCTCGTTGTCAGAGCTACAGAAACACATTGGGGAGCTGAAGTTTGAGCTGTCTGAAGCCCAAGGTGACCTTGACCGAGTCAAGACAGAGTTAAATGAGCGAGATCAACAGCTGGAGACCAAGAGTCAGGAGCTCGGTCAGCTTACCAACAAGGTAAAG GTGTCAATTCTAGAG TTGACCAGGCAGCACGATGAAATAACCCGAGCACAGACACACAGAGACCAGGTACAGAACATGTCCGGGTGTGTCATGTCCAGGGACGAGGTCATTGAGCAGGCTCGGAGGGACCGAGATGAGGCCGTAGAAAA ACAAAACAAGATGGAGATAGAGTTGGCCAGGGCTAAGCTGGACCTTCTCAGTCTTAACAGTCAACTCATGGAGACAATCCAACAGAAAGTGGCACTGTCACAACAGCTCGACCAATGGCAG GGCCGGGAAGAACAG
- the LOC117333078 gene encoding BICD family-like cargo adapter 1 isoform X3 has protein sequence MCACRLECGGSSPSSPHGQFDIDDYYSLAQTMGDREDEDNPTTPTEDDVYTQLAQKERDLTLAAELGKALLEKNAELERRNELLIEEYSKKLEELEQEKYELHLKLEKTEAEYENKIKELQYDIDQIRHDLQSQMYQSSSDDKEKANIIKDITLQNERLKEDVQRAIFRENELSSEVQGLREQVMSRKSSMHIHLSQLEILQEEISILNQRKADLERRIAVLSEEKEAMKGRHEDSVEKIMTLEKQNREKEQQIQHQQRDLIELQETNLQLEAQLHTLASQNLSRGHVLQSELAGQGNGHSQSLFSEMSGMTNQSNGQSNDSGHSTSLFEELSGASKHIPVANMMLDGDDSCSLRPMSLSQMMEEDDFECDDEDTGFSYHGSDTSPLSSTMLSDSAFLSHFQNSSCVMDVDSETHTQLQAILKLQDELVQSYRQLRQMCSDFSPMIPRSQSSILEEDGLQPGKLSGVLLNLRELMQDMVPRKVMFSAASQANLAEDEDDISLSELQKHIGELKFELSEAQGDLDRVKTELNERDQQLETKSQELGQLTNKVKVSILELTRQHDEITRAQTHRDQVQNMSGCVMSRDEVIEQARRDRDEAVEKQNKMEIELARAKLDLLSLNSQLMETIQQKVALSQQLDQWQVDMEDLLGSQMKKRIQEQSEKEIIVDKLTKQIKMRKSKSSSFV, from the exons ATGTGTGCCTGTCGCTTGGAGTGTGGGGGGTCTTCCCCATCCTCGCCCCACGGGCAGTTTGATATAGACGACTACTACAGCCTCGCCCAGACGATGGGTGACCGAGAGGATGAGGACAACCCCACAACCCCCACCGAAGACGATGTTTATACCCAGCTGGCCCAGAAAGAGAGGGATCTCACCCTCGCGGCGGAGTTAGGGAAAGCTTTGTTGGAGAAAAATGCTGAATTAGAGAGACGGAATGAACTTTTAATAGAGGAATATTCCAAAAAATTGGAG GAACTTGAGCAAGAAAAGTATGAATTGCATCTGAAATTAGAAAAGACGGAAGCAGAATATGAGAACAAGATAAAAGAGTTGCAGTATGACATCGACCAGATCCGACATGATCTACAGTCACAGATGTATCAGAGCAGTTCCGACGACAAGGAGAAAGCAAACATAATCAAGGATATCACTCTCCAAAATGAACGTCTCAAGGAAGACGTTCAAAGGGCGATCTTTCGTGAAAATGAACTTTCATCAGAAGTTCAAGGCCTACGTGAGCAAGTGATGTCAAGAAAGTCCTCCATGCATATCCACCTCAGTCAGCTTGAGATTCTACAAGAAGAG ATATCTATACTGAACCAGAGGAAGGCGGACCTGGAGAGGAGGATTGCTGTGCTGTCAGAGGAGAAGGAGGCTATGAAGGGTCGTCACGAGGACTCTGTGGAGAAAATAATGACGCTTGAAAAACAGAACAGAGAGAAAGAGCAACAG ATCCAACACCAGCAGAGGGACCTGATTGAGCTGCAGGAGACCAATCTACAACTGGAGGCTCAGCTCCACACCCTGGCCAGTCAGAACCTGTCACGTGGACATGTACTGCAGAGTGAGCTGGCTGGCCAGGGAAATGGCCACTCACAGTCTCTGTTTAGTGAAATGTCAGGAATGACCAATCAAAGTAATGGTCAATCCAATGATAGCGGACACTCAACATCACTGTTTGAGGAGTTGTCTGGTGCTTCCAAACATATACCTGTGGCTAACATG ATGTTAGACGGAGATGACAGCTGTAGCCTTCGTCCTATGTCACTGTCACAGATGATGGAGGAAGATGATTTTGAGTGTGATGACGAAGACACAGGTTTCAGTTACCATGGCTCCGATACTTCACCGCTCAGCTCCACCATGTTGTCCGACTCAGCATTCCTCTCACACTTTCAGAACTCGTCATGTGTCATGGACGTTGACTCTGAG ACCCACACACAGCTCCAGGCTATACTCAAG CTACAGGATGAGTTAGTCCAGTCTTACCGACAGCTGAGACAGATGTGCTCCGACTTTAGCCCTATGATCCCAAGGAGTCAAAGTTCAATCCTGGAAGAAGATGGACTACAGCCAGGCAAATTAAGTGGTGTTTTACTGAACCTTAGGGAGCTGATGCAGGATATGGTGCCACGCAAAGTTATG TTTTCTGCTGCATCCCAAGCTAACCTAGCTGAGGATGAAGATGATATCTCGTTGTCAGAGCTACAGAAACACATTGGGGAGCTGAAGTTTGAGCTGTCTGAAGCCCAAGGTGACCTTGACCGAGTCAAGACAGAGTTAAATGAGCGAGATCAACAGCTGGAGACCAAGAGTCAGGAGCTCGGTCAGCTTACCAACAAGGTAAAG GTGTCAATTCTAGAG TTGACCAGGCAGCACGATGAAATAACCCGAGCACAGACACACAGAGACCAGGTACAGAACATGTCCGGGTGTGTCATGTCCAGGGACGAGGTCATTGAGCAGGCTCGGAGGGACCGAGATGAGGCCGTAGAAAA ACAAAACAAGATGGAGATAGAGTTGGCCAGGGCTAAGCTGGACCTTCTCAGTCTTAACAGTCAACTCATGGAGACAATCCAACAGAAAGTGGCACTGTCACAACAGCTCGACCAATGGCAG